The Paracoccus sediminicola genome has a segment encoding these proteins:
- the phnD gene encoding phosphate/phosphite/phosphonate ABC transporter substrate-binding protein gives MNNVTFAATAVIGALLALGTAAQAQECERGDLDARFCDTDGDLIADIPTDEAQLQDPDTLIFAYTPVEDPAVYETAWADFLAHLESETGKSVQFFPVQSNAAQIEAMRSGRLHIAGFNTGSNPLAVNCAGFRPFTIMAAPDGSFGYEMEIITYPDSGITEIEDLKGKEVAFTAPTSNSGFKAPSAILKADYGMEAETDFTPVFSGKHDNSVLGVANKDYPAAAIANSVMTRMIERDVVSADQIVSIYKSETFPTTGYGVVNNLTPELQESIRNAFFNFDWEGTSLQEEFEKNGEGQFIEINYKDYWDVIRKIDEANGVSYACQ, from the coding sequence ATGAACAATGTGACATTCGCTGCGACGGCTGTTATCGGCGCGCTTCTGGCGCTTGGGACCGCCGCGCAGGCGCAGGAATGCGAGCGTGGCGATCTCGATGCGCGTTTCTGCGATACGGATGGCGACCTGATCGCGGACATCCCGACGGACGAAGCGCAATTGCAGGACCCCGACACGCTGATTTTCGCCTATACGCCGGTCGAGGATCCGGCGGTTTATGAAACCGCCTGGGCGGATTTCCTGGCGCATCTGGAAAGCGAAACCGGCAAGAGCGTCCAGTTCTTCCCTGTGCAATCCAACGCCGCCCAGATCGAGGCGATGCGGTCCGGCCGCCTTCATATTGCCGGCTTCAATACCGGGTCGAACCCGCTTGCGGTCAACTGTGCAGGCTTCAGGCCGTTCACAATCATGGCCGCGCCCGATGGCAGCTTTGGCTATGAGATGGAGATCATCACCTATCCCGATTCGGGTATTACCGAGATTGAGGATCTGAAGGGCAAGGAAGTCGCCTTTACCGCGCCGACCTCGAATTCCGGCTTCAAGGCCCCCTCGGCGATCCTGAAGGCGGATTACGGGATGGAAGCAGAGACGGACTTCACCCCGGTCTTCTCGGGCAAACACGACAATTCGGTTCTGGGTGTTGCGAACAAGGACTATCCCGCCGCGGCCATCGCCAATTCCGTGATGACCCGCATGATCGAACGCGATGTGGTCAGCGCGGATCAGATCGTTTCGATCTACAAATCCGAGACCTTCCCGACCACCGGCTATGGCGTTGTCAATAACCTCACGCCCGAACTGCAGGAAAGCATTCGCAACGCGTTCTTCAACTTCGACTGGGAAGGCACCTCGCTGCAGGAAGAGTTCGAAAAGAACGGCGAGGGCCAGTTCATCGAGATCAACTACAAGGATTACTGGGACGTGATCCGCAAGATCGATGAAGCCAACGGCGTCAGCTACGCCTGCCAGTGA
- the phnC gene encoding phosphonate ABC transporter ATP-binding protein: MLKLKKLVKTYATGDQALKSIDLEVPDGQVLALIGPSGAGKSTMIRCINRLVEPTSGEVWIDDLEITHLSSGKLRRARRKMGMIFQEYALVERLTVMENVLSGRLGYVGFWRSLTRRYPQKDVDEAFRLLDRVGLVHMADKRADELSGGQRQRVGICRALIQDPKLLLVDEPTASLDPKTSRQIMRLICELCEERGLSAIINIHDVALAQMFVSRIVGLRFGEIAFDGSPKALTPEVLTQIYGEEDWEATIQKEEEQQEAAS; encoded by the coding sequence ATGCTGAAGCTGAAGAAACTGGTCAAGACCTATGCCACCGGGGATCAGGCGCTGAAATCCATCGATCTCGAGGTGCCGGACGGGCAGGTGCTGGCCCTCATCGGCCCGTCAGGGGCCGGTAAATCGACCATGATCCGCTGCATCAACCGTCTGGTCGAGCCGACCAGCGGCGAGGTCTGGATTGATGATCTGGAAATCACCCATTTGTCTTCCGGCAAGCTGCGGCGCGCGCGGCGCAAGATGGGCATGATCTTTCAGGAATATGCCTTGGTCGAACGCCTGACAGTGATGGAGAACGTGCTGTCTGGCCGGCTCGGCTATGTCGGCTTCTGGCGGTCGCTGACGCGGCGTTATCCGCAAAAGGATGTGGACGAAGCGTTTCGCCTTCTGGACCGCGTGGGTCTGGTGCATATGGCCGACAAGCGCGCCGACGAATTGTCGGGCGGCCAGCGGCAGCGCGTCGGCATCTGCCGGGCGCTGATCCAGGATCCCAAGCTTTTGCTTGTCGATGAGCCCACCGCCTCGCTTGACCCCAAGACCTCGCGCCAGATCATGCGGCTGATCTGCGAGCTTTGTGAGGAACGCGGCCTGTCCGCGATCATCAACATTCACGATGTCGCGCTGGCCCAGATGTTCGTGTCGCGTATCGTCGGGCTCCGCTTTGGCGAGATTGCCTTTGACGGCTCTCCCAAGGCACTGACACCGGAAGTGCTCACACAGATCTACGGCGAAGAGGACTGGGAGGCGACGATACAGAAGGAAGAAGAACAGCAGGAGGCCGCGTCGTGA
- a CDS encoding HAD-IIA family hydrolase, whose product MMELAEAFAAYEAARDRLPQPSRHGAARAASDLSEIADRFDVFLLDAFGVLNIGECAIPGVVERLQSLRDAGKTLMVVSNAASLPHEMLMRKYAALGYDFAPGDVITSRKAMMAALETAPPRRWGLMSSRAAGLGELATLDTEYLEDEGSVYDRAEGVLMVGTAGWTETRQRLLEDSLRNDPRPVWVGNPDIVAPRENGFSQEPGYFAHRLADATGIAPQFYGKPFGNIFDLALARLPADIPLDRILMVGDSPHTDILGANTVGIASALVAGYGFLGGAPARAYLDVAGIYPDFVLDRP is encoded by the coding sequence ATGATGGAGCTGGCCGAGGCTTTCGCCGCCTATGAGGCCGCGCGCGACCGGCTTCCGCAACCCTCGCGCCATGGGGCGGCCCGGGCGGCCTCCGATCTGTCCGAGATCGCGGACCGCTTCGACGTCTTCCTGCTGGATGCATTCGGCGTGCTGAATATCGGTGAATGCGCCATTCCCGGCGTGGTCGAACGCCTGCAGTCGCTGCGTGACGCCGGCAAGACGCTGATGGTCGTGTCGAACGCCGCCAGCCTGCCGCATGAGATGCTGATGCGGAAATACGCGGCACTCGGCTATGATTTCGCGCCGGGCGATGTCATCACCAGCCGCAAGGCGATGATGGCCGCACTGGAGACCGCGCCTCCTCGTCGCTGGGGCCTGATGTCCAGCCGCGCCGCCGGGCTGGGCGAGCTGGCCACGCTGGATACCGAATATCTCGAAGACGAAGGATCGGTTTACGATCGCGCCGAGGGGGTGCTGATGGTCGGCACGGCCGGTTGGACCGAGACACGGCAGCGCCTGCTGGAAGACAGTCTGCGGAACGATCCGCGCCCGGTTTGGGTCGGGAATCCCGATATCGTCGCCCCGCGCGAGAACGGGTTCTCGCAAGAGCCCGGTTATTTCGCGCATCGCCTTGCCGATGCCACCGGCATCGCGCCGCAATTCTACGGCAAGCCGTTCGGAAATATCTTCGATCTGGCGTTGGCGCGGCTGCCGGCAGATATCCCCCTCGACCGTATCCTGATGGTCGGAGATTCGCCCCATACCGACATCCTGGGCGCGAACACAGTCGGGATCGCCTCGGCGCTGGTGGCGGGCTATGGTTTTCTCGGCGGCGCGCCCGCGCGCGCCTATCTGGATGTAGCGGGAATTTACCCTGACTTCGTTCTCGACCGGCCCTGA
- the phnE gene encoding phosphonate ABC transporter, permease protein PhnE yields MTASTELQAVLGKPWRKPPLIRSRALRWALGVGFVVYLILAISTIPVDWGRVYEGLDRGWQFITAFARPDFTSRSTDIWTGLEESIVMTVAASVVGIAISIPIGLGAARNIAPLPVYLICRSIIAVSRALQEIIVAILLVAIFGFGPLAGFLTLSFATIGFLSKLLAEEIESMDRSQSEAVRATGARWGQWINYGVQPQVMPRLIGLSMYRIDINFRESAILGLVGAGGIGATLNTAFDRYEYDTAAAILILIIVIVMALEYLSGVIRARVQ; encoded by the coding sequence GTGACCGCCTCGACCGAGCTTCAGGCCGTCCTCGGCAAGCCCTGGCGAAAGCCGCCGCTGATCCGCAGCCGGGCCTTGCGCTGGGCGCTCGGCGTCGGGTTCGTGGTCTATCTCATCCTCGCAATCTCGACGATCCCGGTCGATTGGGGCCGTGTCTATGAAGGGCTGGACCGTGGCTGGCAATTCATCACCGCTTTCGCGCGCCCTGATTTTACGTCGCGTTCGACGGATATCTGGACGGGGCTAGAGGAAAGCATCGTCATGACGGTGGCGGCATCGGTGGTGGGCATCGCGATCTCGATCCCAATCGGGCTCGGCGCGGCGCGCAATATCGCGCCGCTCCCGGTCTATCTGATCTGCCGCTCGATCATTGCCGTGTCCCGCGCGCTTCAGGAAATCATCGTCGCGATCCTCCTGGTGGCCATCTTCGGCTTTGGTCCGCTGGCCGGGTTCCTGACGCTGTCATTCGCCACGATCGGCTTTCTGTCCAAGCTGCTGGCCGAGGAAATCGAATCCATGGATCGCAGCCAGTCCGAGGCTGTCCGCGCCACAGGTGCGCGCTGGGGCCAGTGGATCAATTACGGCGTTCAGCCGCAGGTCATGCCCCGGCTGATCGGACTGTCCATGTATCGGATCGACATCAACTTCCGCGAAAGCGCCATTCTCGGCCTGGTCGGCGCGGGCGGCATCGGAGCCACGCTGAATACGGCCTTTGACCGCTATGAATACGACACCGCCGCCGCCATTCTCATCCTGATCATCGTGATCGTCATGGCGCTGGAATATCTGTCCGGCGTCATCCGTGCGAGGGTTCAGTGA
- a CDS encoding LacI family DNA-binding transcriptional regulator, with protein sequence MPRTPASAKDVAELAGVSRAAVSRCFTPGASIAPETRAKILKAADQLGYRVNRLASGLIRNESGMVALISAEIGTPYRAQLLAELTAALQRAGKLALVINTDRSHASVEEALLQAISYRTDAAIFLSGMPARSLAETCQRNGMRLVLINRDGDHPGALLVRLADADAGRQAVAMLRAAGCRRLALASSCANTPSLLERERGFREAADETGIDWVQHRVGATSYETGLELGMSLLTAKDRPDGIFCTTDLMACGLMDAARWRLGLRIPDDLSVIGFDDIPQAGWEGYALTSFRQPIAEIAAESVTWLLSEPAQDSMEELRLRPRLQLRSSVKRGFDPGAGPD encoded by the coding sequence ATGCCCAGAACCCCCGCCAGCGCCAAGGACGTGGCCGAGCTTGCCGGTGTTTCACGCGCGGCGGTCTCGCGCTGCTTCACCCCCGGCGCCAGCATCGCGCCCGAGACCCGCGCCAAGATCCTGAAAGCGGCGGATCAGCTTGGCTATCGGGTCAACCGTCTGGCCAGCGGGCTGATCCGCAACGAATCCGGCATGGTCGCGCTGATCTCGGCCGAGATCGGCACACCCTACAGGGCGCAGCTTCTGGCCGAGCTGACCGCGGCGCTGCAACGGGCGGGCAAGCTGGCGCTGGTCATCAATACGGACCGTTCGCATGCCAGTGTCGAAGAGGCTCTGCTGCAGGCGATCAGCTATCGCACGGATGCGGCGATCTTCCTGTCCGGCATGCCGGCGCGATCGCTGGCCGAGACTTGCCAGCGCAACGGAATGCGGCTGGTGCTGATCAATCGCGACGGAGATCACCCCGGTGCGCTTCTGGTCCGGCTGGCCGATGCCGATGCCGGGCGGCAGGCCGTGGCAATGCTGCGCGCCGCCGGCTGCCGCAGGCTGGCCCTTGCCAGCTCCTGCGCGAACACGCCCAGCCTCCTGGAGCGAGAGCGCGGCTTTCGCGAAGCAGCAGACGAGACCGGCATCGACTGGGTGCAGCACCGTGTCGGGGCTACGTCGTATGAGACCGGGCTGGAACTGGGCATGTCGCTGCTGACCGCAAAGGACCGGCCGGACGGCATCTTCTGCACCACCGATCTGATGGCCTGCGGGCTCATGGACGCGGCCCGCTGGCGGCTGGGGCTGCGCATCCCTGACGACCTATCGGTGATCGGGTTCGACGATATCCCTCAGGCGGGCTGGGAAGGTTATGCGCTGACCTCGTTCCGCCAGCCCATCGCAGAGATTGCCGCCGAAAGCGTGACATGGCTGCTGTCAGAGCCGGCGCAAGACAGCATGGAAGAGCTGCGGCTTCGCCCGAGGCTGCAACTCCGCAGCTCGGTGAAGCGCGGCTTCGATCCGGGCGCCGGGCCGGATTGA
- a CDS encoding ABC transporter permease has protein sequence MTADNRRLDWIIGAAALALLLLPWYKIRGGFFGLDWLADLGSDPDLWPGIFQAAIGRWQLWPVLLLLALSVWLRLARPSGGDRGRWLIRIGAAGLIWMIAEGLSVGMRGWNWGLLEIMFGEAKGQPAFGAGAVILALFFTCLISFGAAERGALKGDAFVLTSIALLILLVGSFVFYPILSIFTGAFQDFDGSFTTEGVRKNIADPKIWSLACLGGGTCGVAWRTFFLAICTATATTLLGLAFALVATRTRFPFKKSLRLLTVLPIITPPFVVGLALIMLLGRSGTLTQLIEDATGWELGRWLYGLTGIWLAQVLSFTPISFLVLIGVVEGVSPSMEEASQTLRAGRWRTFRRVSLPLMAPGLANAFLIGFIESMADFGNPLVLGGSGGVLSTEIFFSVVGAQNDPSRAAVLAAVLLFFTLSAFLAQRLWLTGRNFATVGGKGDGGNHALLPARVAWPVIGVVTLWSLFTVIVYAMILFGGFVKLWGLDHTLTLDHYIRAFGISFEGGLRWTGVAWDSFWTTMIIALIAAPLTATVGLLTGWLISRQNFPGKAVFEFVLMMSFAIPGTVIGISYIMAFNLPPIQMTGTALILIVCFVFRNMPVGVRGSVAAMAQLDGSLDEASLTLGANSGRTLRRVILPLLRPAIMAALVYSFVRAITSISAVIFLVSAKYNMATAYIVGLVENGQYGVAIAYSSALIVVMIAVIGSFQLLIGERRLRRRTDAAIAKEAMT, from the coding sequence ATGACTGCGGATAACAGGCGGCTGGACTGGATCATCGGCGCTGCGGCCTTGGCGCTGCTGTTGCTGCCCTGGTACAAGATCCGGGGCGGGTTCTTCGGACTTGACTGGCTGGCCGATCTGGGCAGCGATCCCGATCTGTGGCCGGGCATTTTTCAGGCGGCGATCGGGCGCTGGCAGCTTTGGCCGGTGCTGCTGCTGCTGGCGCTGTCGGTATGGCTGCGGCTGGCCCGGCCATCGGGCGGCGACAGGGGGCGCTGGCTGATCCGTATCGGTGCGGCCGGTCTGATCTGGATGATCGCCGAAGGCCTGTCGGTCGGGATGCGGGGCTGGAACTGGGGCCTGCTGGAGATCATGTTCGGCGAGGCCAAGGGGCAACCGGCCTTCGGTGCCGGCGCGGTCATCCTTGCGCTGTTCTTCACTTGCCTCATCTCGTTCGGCGCGGCAGAGCGTGGCGCGCTGAAGGGCGATGCCTTCGTGCTGACCTCGATCGCGCTGCTGATCCTGCTGGTCGGCAGCTTCGTTTTCTATCCGATCCTGTCGATCTTCACCGGCGCGTTTCAGGATTTCGACGGCTCTTTCACCACCGAAGGCGTGCGCAAGAATATCGCCGACCCCAAGATCTGGAGCCTCGCCTGTCTGGGCGGCGGCACCTGCGGCGTGGCTTGGCGCACCTTCTTTCTGGCAATCTGCACCGCGACCGCCACGACGCTGCTTGGCCTGGCCTTCGCACTTGTCGCGACACGCACCCGTTTTCCCTTCAAGAAAAGCCTCCGCCTGCTGACGGTGCTGCCAATCATCACCCCGCCTTTCGTCGTCGGGCTTGCGCTGATCATGTTGCTGGGCCGTTCCGGCACGCTGACGCAGCTGATCGAGGATGCGACCGGATGGGAGCTGGGTCGCTGGCTTTACGGCCTCACCGGAATCTGGCTGGCGCAGGTGCTCAGCTTCACGCCGATTTCTTTCCTTGTGCTGATTGGTGTGGTCGAGGGGGTCAGCCCCTCGATGGAAGAGGCCTCGCAGACCCTGCGCGCCGGGCGCTGGCGCACCTTTCGCCGGGTGTCGCTGCCCTTGATGGCGCCGGGGCTGGCCAATGCCTTTCTGATCGGGTTCATCGAAAGCATGGCGGATTTCGGCAATCCGCTGGTGCTGGGCGGATCTGGCGGGGTGCTGTCGACCGAGATTTTCTTCTCGGTGGTCGGCGCGCAGAACGATCCCTCGCGTGCCGCGGTCCTGGCCGCGGTGCTGTTGTTTTTCACCCTGTCGGCATTCCTGGCCCAGAGGCTGTGGCTGACCGGCCGCAATTTCGCCACGGTCGGCGGCAAGGGCGATGGCGGCAATCATGCCCTACTGCCCGCCCGTGTCGCATGGCCGGTGATCGGCGTCGTGACGCTATGGAGCCTGTTTACGGTGATCGTCTATGCGATGATCCTGTTCGGCGGCTTCGTGAAGCTGTGGGGTCTGGATCACACGCTGACGCTGGACCATTACATCCGCGCCTTCGGCATCAGCTTCGAAGGCGGTCTCCGCTGGACCGGGGTGGCGTGGGACAGTTTCTGGACCACGATGATCATCGCGCTGATCGCAGCGCCGCTGACGGCAACGGTCGGGCTGCTGACCGGCTGGCTGATCTCGCGCCAGAACTTCCCCGGCAAGGCGGTGTTCGAATTCGTCCTGATGATGAGCTTTGCGATCCCCGGCACGGTCATCGGCATCAGCTATATCATGGCCTTCAACCTGCCGCCGATCCAGATGACGGGCACCGCGCTGATCCTGATCGTCTGCTTCGTGTTCCGCAACATGCCAGTGGGCGTGCGCGGCAGCGTGGCGGCCATGGCGCAGCTTGACGGCAGCCTTGACGAGGCATCGCTGACGCTGGGCGCCAATTCCGGTCGCACGCTGCGCAGGGTCATCCTGCCGCTGCTCCGGCCCGCGATCATGGCGGCGCTGGTCTATAGCTTCGTGCGCGCGATCACCTCGATCTCGGCCGTGATCTTCCTCGTTTCGGCGAAATACAACATGGCGACGGCCTATATCGTCGGGCTGGTCGAGAACGGCCAATACGGCGTTGCCATCGCCTATTCCTCGGCGCTGATCGTGGTGATGATCGCCGTCATCGGCAGCTTCCAGCTGCTGATCGGCGAACGCCGCCTGCGCCGCCGCACAGATGCAGCCATCGCCAAGGAGGCCATGACGTGA
- the phnE gene encoding phosphonate ABC transporter, permease protein PhnE: MLHWFGWLIGVAVFVYCWLRISEATTWFFVQDAPRIAGDIWTRATPPRWEYVTQLGKPIWDTLNIATLGTLIALCLAVPVAFLAARNTTPSAYFIRPLALLIIVATRSINSLIWALLLIAIIGPGVLAGVVAIAIRSIGFCAKLLYEAIEEIDRSQVEAITATGASRWQVMAYGIVPQILPAFAGIAVFRWDINIRESTVLGLVGAGGIGLQLSSSLNVLAWPQVSLILLVILFAVVISEWVSAKVRGAII; encoded by the coding sequence ATGCTGCACTGGTTCGGCTGGCTGATCGGCGTGGCGGTCTTCGTGTATTGCTGGCTGCGCATCTCGGAAGCGACGACCTGGTTCTTCGTGCAGGATGCGCCGCGCATCGCCGGAGATATCTGGACCCGGGCAACGCCGCCGAGATGGGAATATGTCACCCAGCTCGGCAAGCCGATCTGGGACACGCTGAACATCGCCACGCTGGGCACGCTGATCGCGCTGTGCCTTGCGGTGCCGGTGGCTTTTCTGGCGGCGCGCAACACCACACCGTCGGCCTATTTCATCCGGCCTCTGGCGCTGCTGATCATCGTGGCCACGCGCTCGATCAATTCGCTGATCTGGGCATTGCTGCTGATTGCGATCATCGGGCCGGGCGTGCTGGCCGGCGTGGTTGCCATCGCCATCCGCTCGATCGGCTTCTGCGCCAAGCTGCTTTACGAGGCGATCGAGGAAATCGACCGTAGCCAGGTCGAGGCAATCACTGCAACTGGCGCTTCTCGCTGGCAGGTCATGGCCTATGGCATCGTGCCGCAGATCCTGCCTGCTTTCGCCGGAATCGCTGTTTTCCGCTGGGACATCAATATTCGCGAATCCACCGTGCTGGGATTGGTGGGAGCAGGCGGGATCGGGCTTCAGCTGTCGTCATCGCTGAATGTGCTGGCATGGCCTCAGGTCAGCCTGATCCTGCTTGTGATTTTGTTCGCCGTGGTCATCAGCGAATGGGTGTCGGCAAAGGTGCGCGGAGCAATCATATGA
- a CDS encoding DeoR/GlpR family DNA-binding transcription regulator, with protein MKELNGSMQLEEFQVQPATRLRKAERRKQILLELRLRQHLRISDLAERFGVSTETVRRDLDDLAGEGLIDRAHGGASQPVPGTYPSLDERQRKSLEERERIGRLAASMVRAGETLMIDSGSTTMQMARFLAFANTACRVITNSLPIAITMGNSEAAHVMLCPGEYLPRESAVVGDETLEFLRRYQVDRTVIGATALAEDGIFESVSGFAAVKQTMLAQAGHSVLLIHGGKFGASGFRKAAELKELSTVVVDRAMPPALARAMKTAQVEVRVAR; from the coding sequence GTGAAGGAACTTAACGGTTCGATGCAGCTCGAGGAGTTTCAGGTCCAGCCCGCAACCCGTCTGCGAAAGGCAGAACGGCGCAAGCAGATCCTGCTCGAACTGCGGCTGCGCCAGCATCTGCGTATCTCGGACCTGGCCGAACGTTTCGGCGTTTCGACGGAAACGGTCCGCCGCGATCTTGACGACCTGGCCGGCGAGGGTCTGATCGATCGTGCACATGGCGGCGCTTCTCAGCCTGTGCCGGGCACCTATCCGTCGCTGGATGAGCGTCAGCGCAAGAGCCTTGAGGAACGCGAAAGGATCGGACGGCTTGCGGCCTCGATGGTGCGGGCGGGCGAGACGCTGATGATCGATTCCGGCTCGACCACAATGCAGATGGCGCGGTTTCTGGCCTTTGCAAACACGGCCTGCCGGGTCATCACCAATTCGCTGCCCATCGCCATCACCATGGGGAACAGCGAGGCGGCGCATGTGATGCTGTGTCCCGGCGAATATCTGCCCCGCGAATCCGCAGTGGTCGGGGATGAGACGCTGGAATTCCTGCGCCGCTATCAGGTTGACCGGACGGTGATCGGTGCAACTGCCCTGGCCGAGGATGGTATCTTTGAATCGGTCAGCGGCTTCGCAGCGGTCAAGCAGACGATGCTGGCGCAGGCCGGGCATTCTGTCCTGCTGATCCACGGCGGAAAATTCGGTGCCTCGGGTTTTCGCAAAGCGGCCGAGCTGAAGGAACTGAGCACCGTAGTCGTCGATCGGGCAATGCCGCCGGCATTGGCGCGGGCGATGAAAACCGCACAGGTCGAGGTTCGGGTGGCCAGATGA
- a CDS encoding ABC transporter substrate-binding protein gives MHIKTAAIATGAALGLSGGMAAAAELNLICSADVVICEKLVTEFEAGHSDINVNMVRLSSGEAYAKVRAEGRNPQTDLWWGGTGDPHLQAAHDGLTAEYRSELLPELQDWAVEQAETSEYRTVGVYSGALGWGYNTEILAEKGIEGPACWEDLLDPALKGEIQIADPNSSGTAYTTLATLVQLMGEDEAFEFLKQMNENVAQYTKSGSAPVKAAARGETGLGIVFMHDAVSQSVEGFPIQVMAPCEGTGYEVGSMSIIEGAQNPDEAKIFYDWVLTAEAQNLMPEAGSFQLPSNKSATASEHVPDLSEVKLIDYDFAEYGSADRRKELLARWDAEIGGQAAQ, from the coding sequence ATGCATATCAAGACAGCCGCAATCGCAACTGGGGCGGCGCTGGGTCTTTCGGGTGGAATGGCAGCGGCGGCAGAGCTGAACCTGATCTGTTCCGCCGATGTTGTGATCTGCGAGAAGCTGGTGACGGAGTTCGAAGCCGGTCATTCCGACATCAACGTCAACATGGTTCGCCTGTCCTCGGGCGAGGCCTATGCCAAGGTCCGCGCCGAGGGACGCAATCCTCAGACCGACCTGTGGTGGGGCGGCACCGGCGATCCCCATCTTCAGGCGGCGCATGACGGGCTGACCGCTGAATACAGATCGGAGCTGCTGCCAGAGCTTCAGGACTGGGCCGTCGAACAGGCGGAAACCTCGGAATACCGGACCGTCGGTGTCTATAGCGGCGCGCTGGGCTGGGGCTATAATACCGAGATCCTCGCCGAGAAGGGCATCGAAGGCCCAGCCTGCTGGGAGGATTTGCTGGATCCCGCGCTGAAGGGCGAGATCCAGATCGCCGATCCGAACTCTTCGGGCACGGCCTATACGACGCTTGCGACTCTGGTTCAGCTGATGGGCGAGGACGAGGCTTTTGAGTTCCTCAAACAAATGAACGAAAACGTCGCGCAATATACGAAATCCGGATCGGCCCCCGTAAAGGCTGCCGCGCGGGGCGAGACCGGGCTTGGCATCGTCTTCATGCATGATGCCGTGTCGCAATCGGTCGAGGGCTTTCCGATACAGGTCATGGCCCCCTGCGAAGGGACCGGATACGAAGTCGGCTCGATGTCGATCATCGAGGGTGCGCAGAACCCGGACGAGGCCAAGATATTCTATGACTGGGTGCTGACTGCCGAGGCGCAGAACCTGATGCCCGAGGCCGGTTCGTTCCAGCTGCCCTCGAACAAATCCGCCACCGCTTCCGAGCATGTGCCGGATCTCAGCGAGGTGAAGCTGATCGACTATGACTTTGCCGAATACGGCTCTGCCGATCGCCGCAAGGAATTGCTGGCCCGCTGGGATGCCGAGATTGGCGGGCAGGCGGCGCAGTAA